The Theobroma cacao cultivar B97-61/B2 chromosome 1, Criollo_cocoa_genome_V2, whole genome shotgun sequence genome contains the following window.
tctttttaatggaaaaataaaaggattaaagaaagtaaaaaccAATTCCAATTACAAGAGGATAAGGGCAATTTGAAGAGGATAGTGGACCCAAGGAGAAAAGCTGAAAGCAGGCTTCCGggcttttattattattattattattgttgatggaataaaaaatgaaattgtcGGTGGATTCATAGATTTTTGATAAACTGCCAAGCCAACTTAAAGACCAAAGCCCCTCTTAAAGCTAAAAACCTGAGCTAAAAGCTAAAGCCAAGCGGGGAAGGTCCCTTTGTACTTGCACCACCGAATCCCCtgcaaaaccaaaagaaaatagtAACAAAAAAGCTTATCGCTTATCTCCTCGAGAACTCTCCTGTATTGTTTCCAGATACTTATTCCTTGAGACAAAGACAGAGAAGTAAGGTGGTTTTTTTATTGTTCATTGATCAGATTCAGACATATCAATcaggaaaagggaaaagaaaaaaaatgaacggCGGTGAGGCGTACAGTATGATGGAGGCGCAGTACGTACGGAGACACCACAGGCACGAGATCAGAGACGACCAGTGCACCTCTGCTCTTGTGAAACACATCAAAGCTCCTGTTCATCTCGTAAGTTTCTGTGTCTttcaaattttccttttttttcccccGTTTTCCTCTCCCTTTCTATTGCTTAGTGCCTCTTCGATTTGTTCGATTTTGTGGCCAACCGGCTGGGCCTTTGACTTGGTTTTTCTCTCCCCTTTGGATCTGCTAGAATCCTCATCTCTTTTTGAGTTTTACTTAGTTGTTAAACAACATTCAAATCTATGTTCACGTCAGAAATTTAACAGGAAAAATTCCACGACTATTTCTTGgttttttagatttttctcTGACAAACACCACTCCTTTCACTAAGATCTATAAAGTACCGTTACTTCGATATTTCCGAAATGTCGGAGTATTTGGTTTGATTAGTATTTCACTACATCTGTTTTTTCAGGCACCGGAATCGGAATTTGTTGGAGCTAGTACTACGTTGTTAGTAGAAGAGTTCTGTTCTGTAGTAGAGAAGtagtttttgttaattttatcattGAAACTAATGGTTTACGGTCTGGTTAGGTATGGTCATTGGTAAGGCGATTTGATCAGCCGCAGAAATACAAGCCGTTCGTAAGCAGGTGCATCATGCAAGGGGACCTCGGAATTGGTAGTGTTAGAGAAGTTAACGTTAAATCCGGCCTTCCCGCCACCACTAGCACCGAACGATTAGAACTTCTTGATGATGAAGAACACATTCTCGGCATCAAAATCGTCGACGGCGATCACCGCCTTAGGGTACTAATACAATTTTTTATCCTctactctctttttttttttaattattattttaaaaaatgaaagaagaatttgttttgttataGAATACTGATTTGTTTACTGATTTTTGCAGAACTATTCTTCCATCATAACGGTCCATCCTGAAGTTATTGAAGGAAGGCCAGGGACAATGGTGATCGAATCATTCGTTGTGGATGTGCCTGAAGGGAACACCAACGATGAAACATGTTACTTTGTGGAGGCTTTAATCCGATGTAATCTGAAATCCTTAGCCGATGTTTCAGAGAGGATGGCTGTGCTGGACCAGAGAGAGTCTATCAACCCATATTAATCGAGAAAGGTGGAATTTTGattgctaaaaaaaaaagtagcttTTGTAGACGGAGGTGAGGGACAGGAGCGATGGATTTCATGATCTGGACAAGTTTTGGATACATTGCTCGATGTGACTTTTACTTTGTTACGGGAGAGGGAGACCCTTAACACTCTTTTTTCTGCTTTGttagcttcttttttttttttgtttaatgcaTCGGTAGTTATCTTTTGAGGTTTCAAATTCATTACAAGGCTCCGAAATTTCTGTTCTATAATGGGGTTCCCGACAAGTCGAAGATGGGGTTCTTTTTCACCGTTGTTTCTCTTCATCTGGGTTTTGTGCAATGGTGGTAATTACGTACGTTACTATGGTCGTATTTGTAAATATTTATGTAAGATAAGAAAAGATGGAAGCTTTTATTTCCATATTGTAGCTGCAGATGTAGGTGCACGATGGATTTGGAGAACCATTTTAAGTAACAGTTctgctcttttcttttctttttgtacataattgtgtcttttcaataattttcttgTTGGGATCTTTTCAGTTTTCCCTTCTTGTTTAGGTGAACCATTAACCTATGCCTTTCAACTTTCAAGCACTTTATCAAGTGTCGTTTCAGTTCTCAGCCTCTGAATTTGAGCGTAGAAAGTGCGGGTACACTATGGAAATGCACCAAGGGGTCGCTTTTTTAGTCATAAAGTTGCACAGCACGCTAACTCAAAGGTCTTGTGACGAttttgatttaagttagaGCTACCACGCTAGGAAAGTTTATGGGGTAGCCAATCACTCGTCTTTGCTGTACTGAACTCCCTACACGTGTACACTCTGAGGCAACTCGTGATTAGCTCTCTTTTTAAACCTGGTCCAATTCAATTGGTTTACAAATGTTACCGGGGCAGCATGCGGTGGATTGTGGCTTACCCTCCCTGACCGTTGGCTGGTGGATGTGTGTCAAATTCTCCTCGTTGGCAGGAAGGAATGGAAGTGGCAGACATGAGTAAGAGTATGCCATGGCAAATTAgtaaacataatatttcattCCTTATCCTGAAAGCTTGTAGGGATGTAATGCTTCTAGTTTTGAAGTTGTAACAATGTAATGGTTCCTTGAAAATGCTTTTATGTACCAAAAAAAATGCCTTTGAACTTCTATGAATGAAGGTAAGTGGCTTATAAAATATACACGTCGCTAAGTCTGGACTGTCCTCTTCTCAAGCCTGCATTGCTTTCAGCTATCTGTTGCTGATGAGTGTAGAATCGAATTGCGTGATTGTCCTTTgtccaagaaaaagaatgaccTTCCCACCTGGTTGATGTATTTCTTCTGCTTGAGCAGGAGAAAGTGCTGGTTTCCACCTTCTGCAGGATTTCGCATGATGGTTCAGATTAGATATTGAAAGACATTAAGGCCCCTTGTTACCAACAATCATTACACGAACACTTCCCTTCAATGAAATGGTGAAACCGACCACCATCTCTGAGGAAAATCTCTCGCTTCTTTACCAGAGATATGTATTTAGCCGCAGTGTGGCAGTCGGGGCAAATCCTTGTGTTCTTGATTACCCTGATAGGGGCATCATTTCTTGACTTGATTAGCCCATAAGTTATGGCCAATTTCTCTGTGTGACTCAGCAGCATCTCCTCCTTTTCATTGTCATCAGTGTTCTGACAAACACACTTGACATCAGGTTTATACCCAAGCTTCTTCATTTCAGAAACCATATGGTACAACTCAAAATATATCTCCCCTTCGTCTGGATGGTTCTCTCCCGCAGAGAATAAATGAACCATCTGATCAATTTGAATCCAGCTCCAGACTTGCCCATTTTTCACACCTGTATTTCTCATCAAATCTTTGATACGCTCAACATCTTCCCATCTGTCAAACATGGCATATAGATTCAtcatcaaaacataatttgcaGAATTATATGGTTCTAacttgaaaagtttctttgCAGCAATCTCTGCGAATTGCATGTTCTTATGGATTCGACAGGATATAAGAAGAGCACCCCAAATAGTAGCATCCGGTCTCAATGGCATTTTTTGGATGAAATCCCAAGCTTCATCAAGATATCCAGCTCTTCCCAGAAGATCTACCATACAAGAATAATGTTCAAATGTTGGTATTATACCATAATCAGAGCTCATACTGTCAAAAAATTTCCATCCTTCATCAACTAAACCTGAATTCTTGCAACCAGAGAGTACAGCTGTGAACGTTATGGCATCTGGTAGGATGCCTGCTCCAAGCATCTCGTCAAAGAGCGAGACCACCTCTTTACCAAGGCCATAGATTGCAAACCCCATTATGAGACAATTCCAGGAGGCcaatgttttattttcaatcCTCTTAAAAACTTCATAAGCAGCTTTCAAATTGCCAGATTTACTATACATGTCAATAAGTGCTGTAGCTGCAAACACATCTTCaataaaaccattttttatGCTGACGCAGTGTATCTCTTTGCCTTTCTGTAATAGAGATAGACCTCCACAATTTCTAAGTAAGCAGGATATGGTGACAGAGTTGGGCCTGATACCTTCTTGTTGCATTTGGATAAAAAATTCGAGGGAATCCCTATAGTTTCCATTCTGTGAACTGCCCGATATTAGAGCAGTCCAAGATACCACATTGGGAGTCATTCCagaattttttgtttgatgaaTCAGGGCTAAAGCCTCGTTACTGCGCCCCCAAATGGAATACCCTGAAATCAAACCATTCCATGTCACTAGGTCTGGCGTTATTCCTTCCTCTTTCATTCCATTCAATAAGGTCATAGCATCTTCAAAAAGGCCCTTGAAGGAATATCCTGATATTAACGAGTTCCAAGCAACAATATTTCTGTTATTCATGTTATCAAAAACTGCCTGAGCTTTTCCTAGACAATCATGCTTCACGTACATGTCTAACAATGAAGTTCCTACATATACATCAGAATCAAGCCCATTTCTTATAACATAACCATGAATTTCACTCCCCAAATTCAAGATCCCCAATTCAGCAGCAGCTTGAAGAACACTGGTGACAGAGCTCGAATTTGGCCTGAAACCCATTACTTGCATTCTTCGCAACATCGTCAGGACAGCTTTATAAGAGCCATGAAGGGCATGGCCAGAGAGAAGGCAGTTCCAGGTTATTATATCAGGTTTCATAGCAGATGAttccatttcatttaataaatcCCAAGCATCATTCAAATAACCACGAGCAGCATAACTTGAAATTATGGAATTCCATGAAGACAGGTTATGATCTTCCATCAAATCAAAAACTCTCCTAGCTAGTTCCAGtctattattttttgagtACATATTAATCAAGGAATTACAAACTGACATATCGGAAACCAATGCAAATTTTAATACATACCCATGAATTTGCTTTCCTTCCTCGAGAGCTCCCACTTTGCTACAGCCTTGCAGCATCTTCGCAATGGTACTACTATTAGTTTTGGCAGAAGAAAACTGCATTTCTCTAAACAACTCCATAGCTTTCTCCCATTGCTCATTCCTCATGTTTACCATGATAGCCTCATTCCATACAGGATCTTCCTTTTCCACCATTTCATTAAAAACTTGATTAGCACTCTCCAAATCCCAACACCTCCCATATAAATTCATTAATGCACACTTCAAATATACATCCAAATCAAAACCCTTCTTGATCAAATCAGCATGAATCTGTAATCCCAGCCGTGAATCCATCAAACTGCCACACATCTTCAGAGCCAAGGTAAGAATTTTGCTATCAGAACTCACCcctttattataaaatttaccAAAAACTTCAAGAACTCCACGTGTCTCTCCCCCACAACTATGAAGCTCGTCCAAAAACGAACTCCAGAAAACATAATTCCGATCAAAAGCCGTGAAGAAAACCATCGTAGCTGCTCTAAAATCGCCAAATTTCAAATAACTTGAGATTAAACTCTTAGCCACAGAATCTGAACTCCAATCATTGCACATTTTAAGCGACCTGGCATGCAAGACTTCAACCGACTCCAAACTATTGACCCCTTTTACCTCGTCAGAAAAGTCAAAAGTGCCCGAAGAAGAGAGACTTGACCAAGAGTGTGGAAGCGAAAACGTAGAGAGTTGGATTTCAGGAAAGGTGAATGTGGGCCCAAGAGCCACAGAAGAAGGTGAAATTTTTGTGGGTTTTGTTGGATTTTGGATCAGTGTGTTTTGATGAAGAGAGAGACTAAAGTAGTGTCGGAATAGAGCTATTTTGTCCATGGAGGGTTTTTTGGCGGTTGGGAGATGAAGTGAAGACGGTGAAGGTGGTTTGGTTTTGAAGAAATGGCGGTCAAGGGTATCTCATTGGGTTTTTTGTTTTCGTTTTCCTATAACGCTGCTGGATGAAAGAAAAGTGTTGGCCTTTGGATTTCGTGGATAAGGATTTTATCTAACCATGTTATCTTCGCTTTGTTTGGCTCCTTATGTCCAAAAGCTCTTCCCTTTTTGGCGTTTTCACCACTTCTTTGGTAACATCAACTGGCAGATGCAAGAAATTTCTTCCCCACCATTGATGGCAAATTAAGTAGTAGCAGTGTTGATTGGCAATTTGTGCATGTTACCAAATGTTCTTTAACCGTTGAGATAATTCGGGGAATGGTACAAGAATCTTGATCCATGGAATGGGTTAAGATATtgtcattcatttttttcatgtcactaaaaaaaagaaacgatACTATCCATTACCAGAGACTGATCTAGGAATGGATCTAATCCAAAAATAAACACACAggaacagcttaaaatctaaAGCAGAAATCTAGGCAGAGCTTGATCTCGGTTCATGTGTTTCTGGCATCCTCAAGCACTTCTTCGTAAATTTAAGCAGCTTGCTACCCATTGAGATCAACCCAACCCCAGGTTGCGACTAGTAATATTCAAGAAAAGCGTCAATGGGGTCTGAAGCACCAACGAATTATCAATGTTAAAAGAGAagtcacaaaaaaaaaagccgGCATATATAGTTGTAATTAACAATTAGCTAGCAAATATTAAGATTAAGGTAAAATCTTGTCCATAACCACATTATCTGTATTGCAGTTTGGTGTCTTCGAAAAGCTTAAGGATACGTTTGATTCGTGGAATAGAtagaaatagaataaaataggTGTTACATAGGAATAAAATGAGAtagaaatagaataaaataagtatTATGTAGTTTGGTACGATAAATAGAATCAgataagaataattattataacttattgtagtgtttggttggtaataataattttaaaataaaaaataaaaatataaaatatatttttattatatatatgattatttatttttattttattttaaaatattaataattaatattttaatataatttaataattaatattttatttataatttaatattattaatattaaaatattaaataattttaattaatttccaaatttaaaatattaatttttataatatataattaaaaaataaaactttttattataataatatttattttttaaaacaacaaaatacTCTTTACATAATTTAGTATAATTTATACCAAAAGACAAATGtaagcaaaatttttttaattatttaatttttattttcattaaaattttaaaaatttaaaatttaataatttattattaaaatattagtataatttttttatttttttatttgtattttttattttttatttatactcattaaaaatttaatatattaataatttaataaataaaaatattaatattttaatcatattaatattaataatgtttaaattatatataaatattaatattttaaaatattaattttttataatttataatttttttctccttttttctttttcatgtgTCGACCATCGGAAATGTTACCAGTGTAATGAAACGTCGATCTGACGCACCATGTGGTTAGATCTAGCCACTAAGAGGCTAGATTAACACTTCCCGTTGCTAGATTTGGCAATGGAGTGCCAAATTCGATCGTGAGAATCTGATCAGGAAGTATCAGATCCGGTGCTTCTCGTTGCCAGATCAGGCCATGGATCCCAGATTCGGTGACTTTTCAGTTGAATCTTATCGAACAGTAATGATCGACACTTTTCAACCATATTCAGtagtaaattatttttttattttttcctttcttcttttccatgTGTCGACCACCGAAAATGTTACTGGTGTAATGAAATGTCGATCTAGCGCACCATGTGGCCAGATTGACACTTCTCGTTGCTAGATCTGACAGTGAAGTGCCAAATTCGATCGTGAGGATCTGATCGGGAAGTACTAGATTCGGTGTTTCTCGTTGCCAGATCAGGCTGTGGATCCCAGATTCGGTGACTCTTCACTTGAATCTTGTCGAACAGTAATGATCGACACTTTTCAATCATATTCAGTAGTAAAATCGTCGTCGTCGCTGCTACCATCGTCGTCTCCGGTGATGAGTGCTAGTTATAGAGAGAATTAGAGAGGTAAGAACgtgagaagagagagaaagaagggaaaatgagaagaaaaaaaaatatttatatgtctagagttgtaatatttttaagttataagaagtattttaatcttattagATTTTAAAGCTATTGCCCCAGcaattaaaatgtaaatacCGCAAGAGAACTTGGGTTTAGTTATGCTTGAGTTTTACCCATTTTAAAGAATAGTTAATACCAAATAATAGTTATTCCTTATGGCATTACTTACCAAACGGGAGTAAAGAGAAAACATGGGAATAGATGTACCAAACATGCTGtaaatgtttttctttgggtATGTTTTTCAGTTTTACAGCTAATCAAATatgtaaaaccaaaaataaaacatggAAAACAGAAAGAAAGCAGGAAGAGTAGATAAATGTTCCCAGCTTCGAAGCCTGGAAATTCATGACAAATTTTCTTCACTCTCTTTGAAGGCTTCGAACTGTAGTTTATTGAGCTTGAAGCCTTCGAAAGAGAGTGAAAAAAGGTTGCCATTGTCAACTGATCAGACGCCTCCCAAAGCAAGAAACAGTTTGCTCAGGTCCCCGACAAGAGCCTCCAGCCGGCTTCACTATACACACGGAAGCCCTGAAACATCAAACACTACCAAAGCTGGCGAAGTTGGAAGCCCCTGAGGGGGAGTGAACAACCTGTGCCTTGGCCTAGTCTGACGACTGGCTAGATTGATCAAGATATCTTTCAAATATGCCGACTTCAAAAGACTCACTTGAGCAACTTGAGTAAGGAGTGGGCTAACGACGAGCCTTTTATAGGCCAGAAAATGCATGCAAGGAAAATGTTACATGCATTCACTAACTAATTTCATTCATCTCATCACAATCGTTCATTAGATGAGTTTAACGTGATAGACGGTAGTTAACGAATCTATTGAAGTGTGAATCAAAGGCCCAATTTGATCCCCAAGCACTGattctcaaaatttgggtctCTCTCACACTCTCTAATATCCAAATGGCAAAAAACGAATTGGACCCGAAGTTTTGGCATCTCAACAAAGAATAAAGCAGTTTTGGCATCTCAGTCACGTCCATTTCTTTGTTAAGTCCACGCAAGAACAATAATATCCATATCGAATGGAACATTTCACCAGTCCGAAATATGTAAACCATATCTTGAACAAATCATCAAGATATGAGAACATTTATCGACCAAGATTCTCAGACATCTCATGCATCACTACTTCAATCAGCTCACCTGATGTATGTCTTTCCAGACCCAGCTCCATAATTCTTTCTTTGTGCCCCATCTAATGCTTTGCCTTCTCTTGCAACCAAATGAATGCAAGAAATTAAAACACAGGAATGTTGACTAGAGAAAgcaacttaaaaataaattgtaaagttgtATATTTGCCTAATGTCACCATAGGTTAGAAAGAAGATGCCTATCTTTCTATCTCTTTGTTTTCAGTTATTCACCACATACACCACCTTGGGTTTGCAGAGAACATTCTGTTGTATGCTTCACCAAAAGCAACGCTTGGCAAGCATGACAAGCATACCCTGAATCAATCCAAATGTATTTAGCATTTAAATCTTTGCTCAAGAAGGAGCAATTTTACGGTGAAATATGTAGATggagaaataattttaaaaaagttcaACATACCAACAGATTACGTATAGTTCTTCCGAATATTTTAATGTTTCAGTTTCAGATATCATAAGGCTGGATTTCAAATGCATACTCAAGCAGTCAAGTTTATGCATCAACTGTGGAAAAATGGATAGcctaattttctctttttgatgaaatattaATAGCCTAATTGAAATGTAAATATAACGACATAATTACGCAAAGAAACAGTAACTGACGGGATACAATAGGTAACATGGTCCACAAtggcctttcaaaaaaaaaaatggtccACAATTGGCAAATTGAGGTAAGTTGAGACCAATGGTAGTGATCTTCcatttagttttctttgtccAAGCCCGCAAGCTGTTAGCACAAGATTCGCATCTTaattaaaaagcaaaaatgGACACATTGGGCAACAAGCTGAGCAGGAAACTAGAACTAGAAGCTAAACTTAGATCAAATGAACTGCAATATAGGATAAATTTCATAAGTGGAAACAGTGCCCCTTGCACGCCTCCTAAGGcaataaaaatacattaaCATCCCACAGAGAGTCCTAAATCATTGCAGATATGAACTAGGTATACACTTTAGGGCTTGCAGAATTGCATTAATCATCAATGAAGCTTTTCCTGAGCTCCAGCCAGCCATTTCAATGTGATAAATGCAATGTAGTAAgggaaaaagataaaaaagaacaTTTCAATAAAGTAATTCTGTTTAGATCACTGGTAATGTCTTATTATATTAACAAAGGGCATGAACAGTTCCATTCTGGAAGCTGCCTACAAGGTTCATCTATCATAAAGATTTCTCTTTTGGTGCTTCATTAACTTAGAAAACATTACGTTCATGCCATTTACATACATATAAAATTTGTATCATAGCCTAATTGATGCCCATCTGCAACTGCTATAACTTCCCAAGCTTCCAAGAAATAAGATTTGGAACCTCACCAAACAGTAAACTGGATTCTGTCTCCACTCTCCACAGGAAAAATTTGAAGCTAAGAAGGGATACGCAATCATTTAGGGGTCAAAAACCTAATGGGAGCCCTCAGTTTCTAGCAAATTTGCAAAACTTTTTACCAACGTTCTCTTGGCTGACCATCAGGAAATGCAGGAACAAGtaatttctcttctttcttttctaagTAATCTGCTTGCTTAGTTGATTTGCTCAGTCCAATCTTAATAGgttcatcatcttcatcaaaATCTGGTGGTgcatcatcatcttcatcactCCAATCTTCCTCATagtcatcatcatcttcatcaccCTTATCGTCATTAAATCCACCATCACTCAGATAACTATCCATATCAGACCATCCTCCTTCATCATCGCTTGCCTCCTCTGACATGTCTCTTTCTTCATTCCCATCAGCAGCTTTCTTCAAACCACCCCTCTTGGGGAACCTAGGAATGGCAACAAGAGAGCGGAACTTCTCTTTAATAAGCAACAGTGGATCCTTATCTATCAATTGAGAATCTCGATAAGCTT
Protein-coding sequences here:
- the LOC18613997 gene encoding abscisic acid receptor PYL9, with the protein product MNGGEAYSMMEAQYVRRHHRHEIRDDQCTSALVKHIKAPVHLVWSLVRRFDQPQKYKPFVSRCIMQGDLGIGSVREVNVKSGLPATTSTERLELLDDEEHILGIKIVDGDHRLRNYSSIITVHPEVIEGRPGTMVIESFVVDVPEGNTNDETCYFVEALIRCNLKSLADVSERMAVLDQRESINPY
- the LOC18613999 gene encoding pentatricopeptide repeat-containing protein At4g01030, mitochondrial — its product is MDKIALFRHYFSLSLHQNTLIQNPTKPTKISPSSVALGPTFTFPEIQLSTFSLPHSWSSLSSSGTFDFSDEVKGVNSLESVEVLHARSLKMCNDWSSDSVAKSLISSYLKFGDFRAATMVFFTAFDRNYVFWSSFLDELHSCGGETRGVLEVFGKFYNKGVSSDSKILTLALKMCGSLMDSRLGLQIHADLIKKGFDLDVYLKCALMNLYGRCWDLESANQVFNEMVEKEDPVWNEAIMVNMRNEQWEKAMELFREMQFSSAKTNSSTIAKMLQGCSKVGALEEGKQIHGYVLKFALVSDMSVCNSLINMYSKNNRLELARRVFDLMEDHNLSSWNSIISSYAARGYLNDAWDLLNEMESSAMKPDIITWNCLLSGHALHGSYKAVLTMLRRMQVMGFRPNSSSVTSVLQAAAELGILNLGSEIHGYVIRNGLDSDVYVGTSLLDMYVKHDCLGKAQAVFDNMNNRNIVAWNSLISGYSFKGLFEDAMTLLNGMKEEGITPDLVTWNGLISGYSIWGRSNEALALIHQTKNSGMTPNVVSWTALISGSSQNGNYRDSLEFFIQMQQEGIRPNSVTISCLLRNCGGLSLLQKGKEIHCVSIKNGFIEDVFAATALIDMYSKSGNLKAAYEVFKRIENKTLASWNCLIMGFAIYGLGKEVVSLFDEMLGAGILPDAITFTAVLSGCKNSGLVDEGWKFFDSMSSDYGIIPTFEHYSCMVDLLGRAGYLDEAWDFIQKMPLRPDATIWGALLISCRIHKNMQFAEIAAKKLFKLEPYNSANYVLMMNLYAMFDRWEDVERIKDLMRNTGVKNGQVWSWIQIDQMVHLFSAGENHPDEGEIYFELYHMVSEMKKLGYKPDVKCVCQNTDDNEKEEMLLSHTEKLAITYGLIKSRNDAPIRVIKNTRICPDCHTAAKYISLVKKREIFLRDGGRFHHFIEGKCSCNDCW